The genomic stretch GGCGGCCGACCAGCTGGTGGCGCTCGCCGCGGACGAGACGGCGCTGGCGGATCGCATGGCCGAGGCCGAACGCCGCCGGTTCCAGCTGGGCGCGAGCGACTTCATCGTCGTCAACCTGCGCGAGGAAAGCGCCGCCGATGCGCGCCTGCGCCAGATCGACGCCGAGTATCGCCGCGCGTCTGCCCGCGCCGAATTGGTGGCGGCGACCGTCGACCGCGGGCAACTCGGCCTGTAAGCGCGCGCTAAAGCGCCACGTCAGGCTCGCCCATGAAGCGCGCGATGGTTTGGAACGTCGCGCCGTCGATCCGGATTTCGTTGAACGAAGGCGGCTGGCTGCGGACGCGTTCGGACAGCGTGCCCGCGCCGATCAGCCGCACCGTCCTGCCGCCCACGTCGTGCGCGATGTCGAACGGATCGTGGACATGGCCCGTCAGCACCGCATGCGCCCCCGCCGTCGCCAGCGCCGCCAGCGCCTCGCGCCCGCGCCGCGTCCGCGAACTGGCCTGCGTTCCCGCCTCGATCAGCGGATGGTGCGCGGCGACGAACACCAGGTCGCCTTTCGGCACCGCCTCGACCAGCGCCAGCGACTTGCGCAGCGCGCGGATGCTGACATTGCCCTTCGACCAGTTGAGCCGGAACTGGGCGCGCGCCGTGGTCTTCAGCGGCACCACGCCGACACCCTTGAGGTCGAGCGGCTTCTCGATCATCCGCTCGATCGTCTTGTACCGGCGGTAGGGCGCCACCAGCCGCGCCAGCGGATTGAAATAGGGCAGGTCGTGGTTGCCGACCTCGACCGTCACCGGGCGCCCGAGGCTTTCCAGCCACTTGCCCGCCGCCGCGAACTCGCTGGCGCGCGCGCGCATCGTCAGGTCGCCGGTCATCACGATCGCATCGGGCTGTTCCTCCGCGACCCGGCGCCCGAACCATTCGATCGCGGCAACATCCTCGCGCCCGAAATGCACGTCGCTGACATGGAACAGCCGAGTCACGTCGCCGCCTCCTCACGGGTCTTGATGAAGGTCTCCAGGCTCTTGCCCGCCCGGATCGCGACGCGCGGCGGCAACGTCACCGGCTCGCCGTCGAACAGCGCCGTCGAGGGACGCTTGCCGCGCACCCGCAGCGTCTCGGTGCGCGTCTCGCTAACGGCGCGCGCGGCGATCCAGTCGCCGGTCACCCATTCCCAGCCAAGCTGGACGATCGATCCCCAATCGCGCGCATCGACCGCGGCGACGTGCAGGCTGTCCAGATCGGGGGTGACGAACACCGCCTGATACTGGTCGCGTAAGCCAGGCGCGCCGTCCAGCCGGATGCCGCTCCGGCCAAAGGTCTTGCGCCATGCCGCCCGCGCCGCGCCGATCAGCCGGCTCACCCGCCCCTTGCGTGCGGCCTCGCGCGCCCGCGCCCAGGCGGCAGCGGGTCCAAGGATCAGCCCGACGAACGCGCGGTGCTCCCCCGCCTCGACGAAGGGCAGCGCGACGCGGCGGTCGCATGCGCGCGCGGCATGGACGATCCTGTGCGGGTCGGTCTCGCTGTGGAGCCCCTTGGCCAGCAGGTTCATCGTGCCCCCGGGCAGGATCAGGAACGCCCCGTCCCACTCGGCCAGCGCCGACAGCGCGGCGTTGATCGTCCCGTCGCCGCCGAACAGCACGACGGTGTCGACCTTCGCTGCGTCCAGCTCGGCGCCGGTCGGCAGGTCATGCGCGGGAAATTCGGTTCGCCCGGCAAGCTCGAGCCCGCTCTCGGAAAACACCGCCTCCAAAGCCTCGCATTTGGGGCGGGAGGTCGTTCCCGAATTGGGGTTGGTGATGAACCACAGGTTTTGCATGGAGCGGCAACGCGCCAGTCGCAAATTGGTGGCCGGGGCGTAACGATTATCCCGCTATCGCCGCGCGCAGACTGCCGCCACTCGCCGCCAGCAGCGCGCGCGCCGCCGCCACGTCCATCCCGCGCGCGACCAGCACTGCCGCCTTGATGTCGCGCCCCGCCGCCTCCAGCGCCGCGAGCGCCGCCGCATCATCGACTCCCGCCAGGTCGCGCACCATCGCCGCGCCGCGCCGCACCAGCTTGGCGTTGGAGATGCGCATATCGACCATCAGCCCGCCATGGACGCGCCCCATCCGCAGCATCGTCGCGGTCGAAAACAGGTTGAGCACTGCCTTTTGCGCAGTCCCCGCCTTCATCCGCGTCGATCCAGCCACTGCCTCGCTGCCGGTATCGGCGAGCAGCGCATGCTCCGCCGCTGCGAGCAGCGGGGTGCCCGGATTGTTCGCGACCGCAACGCTCAGCGCCCCCGCCGCACGCCCGGCCTCCACCGCCGCGATCGTGTACGGCGTCCGCCCGCTCGCCGCGACGCCGATCACGACATCGTCCGGCCCGACGCCGGCGGCGGCGATCTCCGCCCGTGCCGCATCGCCATCATCCTCGGCGCCCTCGACCGCATGGAGAAACGCCCCCGGCCCGCCCGCCATCAGATACACCAGCCGGTCCTCGCCCCAGCCAAAGGTCGGCCCCAGCTCGACGCCGTCCTGCACCGCGATCCGCCCCGACGTCCCCGCCCCGGCATAGACCAGCCGCCCGCCCCGCCCGAGCCGAATAGCGGCGGCATCGGCGGCGGCGGCGATCGCGCCCTCCTGCCCCGTCAGCGCGGCGACCGCGGCAATCTGCCCCTCCAGCATTGCCGCAACGGCGGTTTCGGTGGGCCAGCGATCGATATCGACATAGCGCGGATCGACGGTTTCGGTGGACATCCATTCCTCTTGTGCAAACCCCACCCCCATTAATCGCTTTGGCCGCGCGCGCGCTATCGCTTAGGCGCAACCGGGCAATAACAAGGAGCTATGGTGGCCAGCGAAAGCCTGATGATCCGCGAGGCTGCCGAAGCCGCTGCGGTATGCGAGCGCCAGATCGCCGCGAACCGGGACGCCGTCCGCGACGCCGCCCAGCGGCTCCGCGCGCTCGATCCCCCCTTCGCCGCCACGCTGGCGCGGGGGAGTTCGGATCAGGCAGCGGGCTTCGCCAAGGTGCTGTTCGAGACCCGCCTCCGCCTGCCGGTGCTCAGCCACGCCCCCTCGATCGGCGCGCTGTACGACGCGACATCGCCCAAGTTCCGCGGCATCCCCCTGTTCGCGATCTCGCAATCGGGCCGCAGCCCCGATCTGCTCGCCGCCGCCGAGCGCGCCAAGGCACAGGGCGCGGTGCTGGTCGTGCTCGTCAACGACGCCGCCTCGCCGCTCGCCGCGATGGCCGACATTCTGATCCCGCTCCACGCCGGGCCGGAAACCAGCGTCGCCGCGACCAAGAGCTTCATCGCCACGCTCGCCGCGCTCGCGCACCTGACCGCCGAATGGAGCGGCGATGCGGCAGTGCTGGGCGCGCTCGACGGCATCGGCGACGTGCTGCGCAGCGGCTGGCCGCTCGACTGGAGCGAAGCACTGCCCCCGTTGGTCGGCGCATCGAGCCTGCTCGTGCTCGGGCGCGGGCTGACCTTCCCGATTGCGGGCGAGGCGGCGCTCAAGTTCAAGGAAACCTGCGCCATCCATGCCGAGGCGTTCAGCAGCGCCGAAGTCGCGCACGGCCCGATGACTTTGGTCGAGGCCGCCGACCCGGTCTTCGTGTTCGGCCCCGCCGACGCCGCGCGCACTGGCCTGCGCGACCGCATCGCCAGCTTTGCCGAGCGCGGCGCCACCGTCATCGCGGCGGGCGATCCCGACGACATCGCCCCCGCCGCGATCCGCCTGCCCAGCGTCACCGGCGCGCACCCGATCATCGGCGCCATTGCGATGATCCAGAGCTTCTATCGCTTCGCCAACGCGCTCTCGCTCGCGCGCGGCCGCGACCCTGATCGCCCGCCCTATCTGGCCAAGGTCACGCGGACGCTATGACCCGGACCGCGCTCACTGGCGCCGCGATCGTCGCGGAGGGGCGGGAACTCCACGGCCACGCGCTGCTGCTCGACGGCGCGTGGATCGCCGCGATCGTGCCCGAAGCCGCGATCCCCGCCGATGCCGGGCGGGTGGCACTGGGCGGCGGCTGGCTGCTGCCGGGCTTCATCGATACCCAGGTCAATGGCGGCGGCGACGTTCTGTTCAACGACGCGCCGACCGTCGAGGGCATCCGCGCCATCGCCGCCGCGCATCGCCGCTTCGGCACGACCGGCATCCTCCCCACGCTGATCAGCGACGATTTGTCGGTGGTCGAGGCCGCGATCGACGCGGTGGACGCCGCGATCCAGGGCGGCGTGCCCGGCGTGCTGGGCATCCATGTCGAGGGGCCGTTCCTCAACCAGGCCAAGCGCGGCATCCACGATGCCACCAAGTTCCGCACGATCGATGACAGCGTGATCGCGCTGCTCACCCGCCCCGGCCCCGGCGTGCGGCTGGTCACGCTCGCCCCCGAACTCGCCCCACCCGGCGCGATCCGCGCGCTGGTGGCGGGCGGCGTGATCGTCGCAGCCGGCCACAGCATGGCCGACTATGCCCAGACCCGCGCCGCGTTCGACGAAGGGCTGCACGGCTTCACCCATTTGTTCAACGCGATGACCCAGCTCGGCAGCCGCGAGCCCGGCATGGTCGGCGCCGCGATCGAGGATCGCGCGAGCCATTTCGGGCTGATCGTCGACGGCCACCACGTCCACCCCGCCGCGCTCAAGATCGCCATCGCCGCGCGCGGGATCGACGGCGCCATGCTCGTCACCGACGCCATGCCCCCGGTCGGCGGCACGCGCGGCGCCTTCACGCTGATGGGCACCGAGGTAAAGCTGGAGGACGGCACGTTGCGCGGCCCCGACGGCACGCTGGCGGGATCGGCACTGACGATGGCGGCGGCGGTGCGCAACGCAATGGACCTGCTCGGGCACACGCTGGCCGAGGCATCGGCAATGGCGAGCGCGAACCCGGCGGCGTTCCTGCGGCTGGGCGAGCGGACCGGCGCGATCGCGCCGGGGCTGGCGGCGGACCTGGTGCATGTGGATGCGGCGCGGCGCGTCACGCGGACTTGGATCGGTGGCGTGGTGTCAGTGGTGGGGGAGTGAGGATCGGATGATAGCTTCGGCGCGCAACCGGATCGCTCCATCGCATCTATAATTGCGCATATGAATCAATGCACTAGGATCAAATCCTATGAAAGCGATTATGCTTTTGGCGGCGATCCTCGCGCCAGCATCGGTGTCGGCGACACCGACCGATCAGTTCATCGCGCGTTGGGAGGCGGCGTCCCGCGCTCCAAAGCAACCGGGTGTCACCGCGGAGCAAGCGTTGGCGACACCGGAGCTAAAGGCGTTGGTGGAGGAATTTTTCGCGGTAGCCAATGAGTATCGCCGCCAGATACTGGAGGCCCGCGCGGCGGGGACGCCACCGCGCGCATGCCCGCCGAAAAGTCTGGACCTGTCGATCGACACGGTGCTGGCCGATATTCGCTCGCTACCAACTACATGGCAATCGCGGGATTTTGCTGACAGTTTCGGTGCGGCGCTGGACAAGCGCTATCCCTGCTCTGCCAACGCGCAAAACACCTGAATGCGGTTCGCCGTCCCAATCGCGGCGGCGGTGTTGCTTTCCGGGTGCAATCAGGGGCCGGAGACCGTCGAGCAATGCTATTCGCGACTTTCGCGACTTGCCGATACGCTGCCGAGCGCAGCCAGCCCAGTCCATGCGGTATACACGTTCGATCTGTCCAAGATCGATAGCGATCGCCGTAACCAGATAGCGGCCAGCGGCATCGATGGCCGTGGACCGCCGACAATCATCGCGGCGAACCAGCCGGCAGGCGTAGCGGGTGCCGCGTTCGAGAACACGCAGCCCGGACCGAATGGCGTGCTCCTCTCCGCGCAAGCCCCGGCCCTCCTGCGGGTCGCTGGCGGGGCGCACGCATCGGCGGGGGACGCAATTCGGGACGGTTGCCGGATGCTGCCCGGCGCCCGGCTCAAGGCCGTTGCGTTGACTGCCGGTTAGCCGGCGCGATCACACCGGGGCTGGCCGTGGATCTGGTACTTCTGGAAGCGGCGCGGGGGGTGACGCGGACTTGGATTGGGGGCGTGGTGTCGGGGTTGGAAAGGTGGGCTGAGGGGGGATGCGGTAGCGAGATGGCGTAGTCTGGTGGAGAACCACCGCGCCGGGGTGGTGGCCACCGAGCGAAGTTTAGGAAGTTTAGGCGTATGCGCGTTTTTCGGCAGGCCTCGCCACGAGCCGGCGGGGGGATGCGAAGTTTAGGAAGTTTAGGCTCGTGGACAGTTGGCGGGAACCGCCAGCCGGAACATGGGTCGAGCCCGCGAAGCGCGCCGCTTCGTGCACGTGAGGGGGGTATCTTACGGAATCAAAGAGCGGTCGCCGGAAGGCAAGTTCGGTACATATGGGGAACATCGCCGCGATTGCAAGGGGGCGGCTGCTGCGCCGGACGGCACGGGCGAAGCTCGCTGCGAGTGCCCGGAATTGGCGGCTAGCTGCCGTTAGAGGATCACACCTTGGCGATATGCCAATTTCGCCGATCCGCGCACTTTCTCCCCGCGCCTTGTCACTTCCAGGCTAATCTGCGCGCGATCGATACGGGTGAGCAGTACTCCAAGACAGTCATACTTCCGCATGTCAGTTTCCGCGTCAGTCTCGACGTGGATCTCTAAACGATTCGGGTCAGGGCCGAAATTACGAATGACGGCATCTGCGCCATAGAAGCGCTGCACCGTATCCTTGATGAACTCGATTTCGCCTTGTGACATAGGCGCTGGAGTTCTTGGAGGGACTGGGGGTGATGCGACCGGCATATTGCTTGGTAGCATACAAGCGAATGTCCGCTAGTGGGGGCGGAACCCGCCCTTCCCATCACGCAGCACCCCAACCTACTCCCGCACAAACCCCGCCAGCAACAACGCCCCATCCAGCGGGTCCCCCATCGGCTCGCTCAGCCGCGCCACCGTCCGCGCGCGCAGCCATGGCCGCATCCGCAGCGACAGCCCGCCGGCCAGCGCACACGCCGGCGCCCCCTTTGCGAACACCGTCTCGATGAAGCGCTCGACGTGCAGCGCGGCGTCCTCGACGATCGATCGCGCGATCGAATCATCGGCCTCGGCATGGTCCATCACGATCGGGGCGAGCTGGGCGTAATCCTTGGGCGTCGCTTCATCCATCCAGGCGATGGCACGCGCCGTGTCATGCCCGAAGCGCTCGCTCACCGCAGTGCTGAGCGGCGTCCGCGTCGTCCGTCCGTCGAGCGCGCGCAGCGCGTGGCGCATCGCGCTGAGCCCCAGCGCGGCGCCGCTGCCTTCGTCGGAGATCGGGAAGCCATAGCCGCCGATCGCGAAATCGCGCCCGTTCACGCGCACCTGCGCGATGCTGCCGGTGCCGATCACCAATGTCGCGCCGTCCCTGCCGCCATGCGCGCCGATATTGGCGATCGCCGCATCGGTTTCATAGGCGACCGACGCGAAGGGAAAGGCCAGGCTTTCCAGCCGCTCGCGCACGCCGGGGCGCGAGATGCCGGCGATCCCCATCCCCGCGCGGATCGTCGCGACCGAAGCCGGGTCGAGCCCGGCCTCGGCAATCGCCTGTCCGATCGCGTCGAGCAAGGTCGCGTGGAGGATCTCCAGCCCGACCCGCGCATTGGCCGGGCCGGTCTTGCCGCTGCCGATCACGGTGCCGCTCGCGTCGATCAACCGGCTGCGGCAATGGCTGCCCCCGGCATCGATCCCGAGATAATAGACCATGCCGCACTCCTTGACGCTTGACCCTTTGCGCCACCCTCTAGGACCCCCGCCGGGCCGCCGCAACGCCGGGATTGCCCTGCCCGGATGACGCGCGCGCGTGGCTCTGCTAGGGGCTCGATCCTCCCCCGCCACGCCATCAGGAACCCGTCGCACAGTGCAGAATCCCGCCGATCCCATCCGCGTCGTCGCGCTATACCGGTTCACGCCGTTCGCAGAGTGCGCCGCGATCCGCGCGCCGCTCGCCGCCGCCTGCGATGCCGTCGGGGTCAAGGGCACGCTGCTGCTGGCGCGCGAAGGGATCAACGGCACGATCGCGGGCGCCGATGCCGCGATCGACCATGTCCTGGCGCACATCCGCGCGCTGCCGGGCTGCGCCGATCTCGACGTCAAGGAATCGCGCGCGCCGACAATGCCTTTCCTGCGCATGAAGGTGCGGATCAAGCGCGAGATCGTGACGATGGGCGAACCCGATATCGATCCGCTCGACGCCGGCCATTATGTCGCACCGCACGAGTGGAACGCGCTGATCGAGCGGCCCGACACGATCCTGATCGACACCCGCAACGACTATGAAGTCGCGATCGGCAGCTTCGACGGCGCGATCGATCCCCGGACCCACAGCTTCCGCGATTTCCCCGCCTGGTTCCGCGCGCACCGGGCGGAATTCGAGGCCGAGGGCCGGATGCCGCAGGTCGCGATGTTCTGCACCGGCGGCATCCGCTGCGAAAAGGCGACCGCGTTCGTGAAGGCCGAGGGCATCGATTCGGTCTTCCACCTGAAGGGCGGCATCCTCGCCTATCTCGAGGCCGTCCCGCCCGAGGCGAGCCGCTGGCACGGCGAGTGTTTCGTGTTCGACGAGCGCGTCAGCGTCGGCCATGGGCTGGTCCCCGGCGACTATGGCCTGTGCCGCGCGTGCCGGATGCCGGTGGGCGCCGAGGACCGCGCGTCGCCGCTCTATGTCGAGGGGGTGAGCTGCCCCGCCTGCCACGCGACCCGCACCGACGAACAGCGCACCCGCTACGCCGAGCGCCACCGCCAGGCGATGCTGGCCGAGGCGCGCGGCGAGCGCCATGTCGGCGCGGTGTTCCCGGCGCCCGACCAAGGCTAGCCCGCCCCTTAGGCCGCGAGCCACTCGCGCGCCAGCCGCTCCGCCGTCGCCGCATCGCGCCCGCCGCCCAGCGCGACTGCGAACAGCAGCCGCAGCTTGCGCGCGCTCAGGTCCTCGGCGCCGACCGCCCCCAAAGCCGCGAGCCGCGCGCCCGACTGATAGGTTGGGGCGGTGCCGCCGCCGATGCAACTGGTGGCTATCCCCACCAGCACGCCCGCCGCGCGCGCGCGCTCGATCGCTGGCACGACGTCCATCGGCACATTGCCGCGCCCGAACCCCTCGACCACCAGCCCGCGCACGCCCCCGGCGACCAGCGCGTCGACCAGCGCAGGCCCGCTCCCCAGACCCAGCGCCGCGATTTCGACGCGCGGCTCGGGATCGACGATCGCAAAGGGCGCGGGGCGGCGCGGCGTCGCGGTGAAGCGCACTCCGTGATCGTCGACGCGCCCGATCGCGCTGCCATGCGGGCCGAACGCCTCGGGGCCGCTGCTGTCGAGCTTGCGCGCGCTGCGGGCGGGCAGGATACGCCCGCCAAAGACGATCGCGCAGCCGATGCCCCGCGCGCCAGGATCGCGCGCCACCGTGACGGCGTCGTGCAGATTGGCGGGGCCATCGCACCCCGGCGCCGAGGCCGCACGCTGGGCGCCGGTGAACAGCACCGGCCCCTGCCCGGCGTGAAACAGGTCGACCAGGAAGGCGACGTCCTCCATCGTATCGGTGCCATGCGCGACTAACACACCCCCGACGCCCTCAGCCTCTGCCTGGGCAACGATCGTCACGATCCGCATCGCATCGGCAAGGCCCATATCCTCGCTGAGCCCGGCATAGGCCTGGCGCTCGACCACGCCTTCGCGCGCATCCGCCGACAGCACGTCGCGCAATCGCGCGGAGCCGGCGCGCCCGACCAGCACCCCTTGCGCATCGGGCAGCGATGCAATCGTGCCCCCCGCATCGATCAACACCAGGCTGGACATCGCACCTCCGATCGCACGCACTTCGTTCCGTGGCGGCGCCGATAGCGCAAAGCCCGCCGCCGCGACACACTCGTGCGCGACGACGTACGAAAATCGGCTGCTCCCGCGGCGAAAGCGCGCTAAGCGGCGCGCCATCAGCCTGGAGTGTCCGATGCTACGCCGCGTGATCGCCATTTTCGAACCGTTCGTCCTCGCGCTGCTGGCGACCGTGCTGCTCGCCACGCTGCTGCCCGCGCGCGGCGCCGGGGTGCCATGGTTCGAAGCGATTACCGATGCCGCGATCGTGCTGCTGTTCTTCCTCCACGGCGCAAAGCTGTCGCGCGAGGCGATATTGGACGGCGCGCGCAACTGGCGGCTGCATCTGGCGGTGTTCGCGGTCACCTTCGGGCTGTTTCCGCTGCTCGGGCTTGGGATCGCCTCGATCCCGCGGCTCGACCCCGGCCTTGCCGCCGGGATGCTGTTCCTCACGCTGCTGCCCTCCACCGTCCAGTCATCGATCGCCTTCACGGCGATCGCGCGCGGCAATGTCGCCGCGGCGGTGTGCAGCGCGTCCTTCTCGAACCTGATCGGCATCCTGCTCACTCCGGCGCTGGTCGCGCTGCTGATGGCCGGGGCCGGCGATGGTCCGGGAATTTCGCTGAAGTCGGTGGAGTCGATCGCGCTCCAGCTGCTGCTGCCGTTCGTCGCGGGGCATCTGGCGCGCCCGCTGATCGGTGGCTTTGTCGGGCGGCACAAGAAGATGGTCGGCATCGTCGATCGCAGCTCGATCCTGCTCGTGGTCTATACCGCGTTCAGCGCGGCGGTGGTCGAGGGGCTGTGGAGCCGCGTCTCGGGGATGACGCTGCTGCTCGTGCTGCTGCTGTGCTGCGCGCTGCTCGCGGTCATCCTGTGCGCGACCTGGGGGCTGGGCCGGGCGCTGGGCTTTGCGCGCGCCGACGCGATCGTGCTGCTGTTCTGCGGATCGAAGAAGAGCCTCGCCTCGGGCGTGCCGATGGCAGGCGTGCTGTTTCCGCCAGCGCAGATCGGCGGCATCCTGCTGCCGCTGATGCTGTTCCACCAGATCCAGCTGATCGCCTGCGCCATCATCGCCCGCCGCTACGCCGCGCAGCCCGACGAGGCGACGGTCGCGCCCGCAAACTAGCCCATTGCCAGACGCCCGGCGCACAGCTATCCGGGGCGCCGCATCGTCCACCGGGCGACGCCGCGCGGGTGTAGCTCAATGGCAGAGCAGAAGCTTCCCAAGCTTACGACGAGGGTTCGATTCCCTTCACCCGCTCCATTTTTCGATCTCACGAAATCTCACAGAGCTTTGTAAACCGCGGAAATCTGCGGTATTTTTCGGGTCATCCGGCTCGTGATTGCTCGTCCCGTCCCATTAAAGCGCAAGCGCAGGTGGGGCCTTTTTTCGAGAATTTCGGGCCTAAATTTGGCATGAGGCCCACCGGGGTGGGCCTCGCGACGAAAGGCCCGCACTATGGCTTTGACCGACATCGCAATTCGCCGGGCGAGGACCCGCGACAAGGCCTACAAGCTGTATGACGAGCTGGGCCTCTTCCTCATCGTGGCGCCATCCGGCTCCCGCCTTTGGCGCATGAGATTCAAGCGTCACGGCATCGAGAAGAAGCTCAGTTTCGGCTCCTACCCAGACATAAGTCTGCGTGATGCGCGCAAGCTGCGCGACGACGCGCGCGATCTCCTCGCAGAGGGGAAAGACCCGGTTCTGGAGCGGCAGCGCGAGAAACTCAGAGGCGAGGCGCTGGCGGAAAACACCTTTACCCGAGTCGCCCAGGAATATTGCTCGAAGCGGCGGCGCGACGGCGACAGGGCCTGGGCGCCCTCGACCGCTGCACGGTGTGAATATCTTCTCAGCCTGCTCGATACCTCCATCGGCAAAATGCCGATCCATGAGATCGAGCCGATCGACGCCTTGGCCGCAATCCGGAAGATCGAGAAGCGCGGCAAGCTGGAAAGCGCGCGCCGTACCCTGCAGCTGGCCGGCGCCGTATTCCGCTATGCCGTCGCCACCGCCCGATTGAAGTCAGACCCGACGAGAGACCTCCGTGGCGCGCTGCTGACGCCAACCGTCACGCACTATGGCGCGGTCACCGAAGCGAAGGATGTCGGCAAGCTGCTGCGGGCAATCGACGCCTATGAAGGTCAGGGCATGACCAAATGGGCGCTGCAACTGGCGCCGCACGTGTTTGTCCGCCCTGGAGAGTTGCGCCACGCACGATGGGAGGAGATCGATCTGGACATCGCCGTGTGGACCATCCCCGCGGAGAAGATGAAGATGCGCAAGCCGCACCACGTTCCGCTCTCGACCCAGTCGATCGACATTCTGCTGGAGATCCGGTCGATCACCGGATCCAACGGCTATGTCTTCCCGTCGATGCGCTCGCGCACGCGGCCGATGTCGGACAATACCCTCAACGCCGCACTCCGCCGCTTGGGCTATGCCAGCAATGAAATGACCGCGCATGGCTTCCGGGCCATGGCGAGCACCCTGCTCAACGAGTCGGGCCAATGGTCCTACGACGCAATCGAACGCGCGTTGGCGCATGGCGATACCGACAAGGTTCGTGCGGCCTATCATCGCGGTACCCATTGGAAAGAGCGGGTAGCGATGGCGCAGTGGTGGTCGAACCTGCTCGACAGCCTGCGCAGCGGCGCCACGATCTTGCCCTTCCCGGGAGTGCGGGTCGGCTGAACGCCTTCGGTCACGCCGTACCCGATCGCGCGCCGGTAGGTGTCGGTACGCGACGCCGCACGCTTATTGGGCGGGATCTTCCCAGGGATTGAGCAGCGGAACGCCGGTTGCAATGAAGTCGGCGGTGTTGCGGGTGACGACGGTGAGGCCGTGGACAAGCGCGGTGGCGGCGATCATCGCGTCACGTTCCGAGCGGGGATCAGGAACGTGGAGCGCTGCGCAGCGACGGGCCACCGCCGCGTCGAAATCG from Sphingomonas hengshuiensis encodes the following:
- a CDS encoding metallophosphoesterase family protein codes for the protein MTRLFHVSDVHFGREDVAAIEWFGRRVAEEQPDAIVMTGDLTMRARASEFAAAGKWLESLGRPVTVEVGNHDLPYFNPLARLVAPYRRYKTIERMIEKPLDLKGVGVVPLKTTARAQFRLNWSKGNVSIRALRKSLALVEAVPKGDLVFVAAHHPLIEAGTQASSRTRRGREALAALATAGAHAVLTGHVHDPFDIAHDVGGRTVRLIGAGTLSERVRSQPPSFNEIRIDGATFQTIARFMGEPDVAL
- a CDS encoding diacylglycerol/lipid kinase family protein, which translates into the protein MQNLWFITNPNSGTTSRPKCEALEAVFSESGLELAGRTEFPAHDLPTGAELDAAKVDTVVLFGGDGTINAALSALAEWDGAFLILPGGTMNLLAKGLHSETDPHRIVHAARACDRRVALPFVEAGEHRAFVGLILGPAAAWARAREAARKGRVSRLIGAARAAWRKTFGRSGIRLDGAPGLRDQYQAVFVTPDLDSLHVAAVDARDWGSIVQLGWEWVTGDWIAARAVSETRTETLRVRGKRPSTALFDGEPVTLPPRVAIRAGKSLETFIKTREEAAT
- a CDS encoding N-acetylmuramic acid 6-phosphate etherase is translated as MSTETVDPRYVDIDRWPTETAVAAMLEGQIAAVAALTGQEGAIAAAADAAAIRLGRGGRLVYAGAGTSGRIAVQDGVELGPTFGWGEDRLVYLMAGGPGAFLHAVEGAEDDGDAARAEIAAAGVGPDDVVIGVAASGRTPYTIAAVEAGRAAGALSVAVANNPGTPLLAAAEHALLADTGSEAVAGSTRMKAGTAQKAVLNLFSTATMLRMGRVHGGLMVDMRISNAKLVRRGAAMVRDLAGVDDAAALAALEAAGRDIKAAVLVARGMDVAAARALLAASGGSLRAAIAG
- a CDS encoding SIS domain-containing protein, which translates into the protein MVASESLMIREAAEAAAVCERQIAANRDAVRDAAQRLRALDPPFAATLARGSSDQAAGFAKVLFETRLRLPVLSHAPSIGALYDATSPKFRGIPLFAISQSGRSPDLLAAAERAKAQGAVLVVLVNDAASPLAAMADILIPLHAGPETSVAATKSFIATLAALAHLTAEWSGDAAVLGALDGIGDVLRSGWPLDWSEALPPLVGASSLLVLGRGLTFPIAGEAALKFKETCAIHAEAFSSAEVAHGPMTLVEAADPVFVFGPADAARTGLRDRIASFAERGATVIAAGDPDDIAPAAIRLPSVTGAHPIIGAIAMIQSFYRFANALSLARGRDPDRPPYLAKVTRTL
- the nagA gene encoding N-acetylglucosamine-6-phosphate deacetylase, giving the protein MTRTALTGAAIVAEGRELHGHALLLDGAWIAAIVPEAAIPADAGRVALGGGWLLPGFIDTQVNGGGDVLFNDAPTVEGIRAIAAAHRRFGTTGILPTLISDDLSVVEAAIDAVDAAIQGGVPGVLGIHVEGPFLNQAKRGIHDATKFRTIDDSVIALLTRPGPGVRLVTLAPELAPPGAIRALVAGGVIVAAGHSMADYAQTRAAFDEGLHGFTHLFNAMTQLGSREPGMVGAAIEDRASHFGLIVDGHHVHPAALKIAIAARGIDGAMLVTDAMPPVGGTRGAFTLMGTEVKLEDGTLRGPDGTLAGSALTMAAAVRNAMDLLGHTLAEASAMASANPAAFLRLGERTGAIAPGLAADLVHVDAARRVTRTWIGGVVSVVGE
- a CDS encoding BadF/BadG/BcrA/BcrD ATPase family protein produces the protein MVYYLGIDAGGSHCRSRLIDASGTVIGSGKTGPANARVGLEILHATLLDAIGQAIAEAGLDPASVATIRAGMGIAGISRPGVRERLESLAFPFASVAYETDAAIANIGAHGGRDGATLVIGTGSIAQVRVNGRDFAIGGYGFPISDEGSGAALGLSAMRHALRALDGRTTRTPLSTAVSERFGHDTARAIAWMDEATPKDYAQLAPIVMDHAEADDSIARSIVEDAALHVERFIETVFAKGAPACALAGGLSLRMRPWLRARTVARLSEPMGDPLDGALLLAGFVRE
- the trhO gene encoding oxygen-dependent tRNA uridine(34) hydroxylase TrhO, which translates into the protein MQNPADPIRVVALYRFTPFAECAAIRAPLAAACDAVGVKGTLLLAREGINGTIAGADAAIDHVLAHIRALPGCADLDVKESRAPTMPFLRMKVRIKREIVTMGEPDIDPLDAGHYVAPHEWNALIERPDTILIDTRNDYEVAIGSFDGAIDPRTHSFRDFPAWFRAHRAEFEAEGRMPQVAMFCTGGIRCEKATAFVKAEGIDSVFHLKGGILAYLEAVPPEASRWHGECFVFDERVSVGHGLVPGDYGLCRACRMPVGAEDRASPLYVEGVSCPACHATRTDEQRTRYAERHRQAMLAEARGERHVGAVFPAPDQG
- a CDS encoding asparaginase; protein product: MSSLVLIDAGGTIASLPDAQGVLVGRAGSARLRDVLSADAREGVVERQAYAGLSEDMGLADAMRIVTIVAQAEAEGVGGVLVAHGTDTMEDVAFLVDLFHAGQGPVLFTGAQRAASAPGCDGPANLHDAVTVARDPGARGIGCAIVFGGRILPARSARKLDSSGPEAFGPHGSAIGRVDDHGVRFTATPRRPAPFAIVDPEPRVEIAALGLGSGPALVDALVAGGVRGLVVEGFGRGNVPMDVVPAIERARAAGVLVGIATSCIGGGTAPTYQSGARLAALGAVGAEDLSARKLRLLFAVALGGGRDAATAERLAREWLAA